From the Ilumatobacteraceae bacterium genome, the window TGACGTACACACCGAACCGACCGTCCTTGGCCACCACGGGCCGTTCGCTCACCGGATCGGTGCCGAACTCGCGCAGCGGGCCCTTGGCCGCCATGTTGCGACCACCGCGTTTGAACACCTTCGGCTCGGAGAAGATTTTGGCCGCTTGGTCGAGTGTGATCGTGAGGAGCTGCTCCTCCGAGTCGATCGACCGGAAATCCTTCTCCTTGACCACGTACGGCCCGTAGCGACCGTTGTTGGCGACGATCTCCTTGCCGTCGGCCGGATCTTCACCGAGCGAGCGCGGGAGCTGCAACAGCTTCTTCGCGTCGTCGATCGTGATCGAGTCGAGCGCCATGTTGGAGAACAGGCTCGACATGCGCGGCTTCTCGAGGCCCGGTGGCAGATCGTCGGGTGCGCCCCACTGCACGTACGGCCCGAACCTGCCGCTCTTGGCGAACACCGGGTAGCCGTCCATCTCGCCGATCGGCTCGTCGCTCTTCGGGAGCGCCAGGAGTTCGAGCGCCTTGGCGACGTCGAGTTCGTCGGGCGGCATGTCGTCGGGCACGCTGGCGGTGTCGTCGCCGCGCTTGACGTAGGGCCCGTACTTGCCGGGCTTCGCCACGACCAGTTCGCCGTTCTCGTCGTGCCCGAGCGGGAACGTGTTGATCGCAGCGGCATCGATCTTGTCGAGGTTCTCCTCGACGATCTTCTTCAGCCCCGGCAGCGTCTCGTCGTCGCCGAAGTAGAACCGCTTCAGCCAGTCGTCCTTCTGCATCTTGCCGTTGGCGATGGCGTCGAGGTCGTCGTCCATCTTGGCGGTGAGCGCATAGTCGACGAGGCCACTGAAGTGTTGTTCGAGGAGCCCGACCACGGCGAACGCGGTCCAGGTCGGCACGAGCGCCTGCCCCTTCTTCCACACGTAGCCGCGGTCCTGGATGGTCTGGATGATCGACGCCCAGGTCGACGGGCGACCGATCTCGAGTTCTTCGAGCCGCTTGACGAGCGACGCCTCGGTGTAGCGGGACGGCGGGCTGGTGGTGTGCCCGTTGGGCGTCAACGAATCGACCGGGACGACCTCGCCCTGGGCGAGCGGCGGGAGCAGCGCTTCCTTGGTGCCGTCGCCGTCGTCGTCGGCGGCGACGTACACGGCCCGGTAGCCCGGGAACGTGATCGTGGTGCCCGACGCGGCGAACTCGCAGTCGGTCTGCTCGTGCTCGGAGATCGCGCCGAGCCGGACGCTGACGGTGACACCGGCCGCGTCGGCCATCTGCGACGCGAGCGTGCGCTGCCAGATCAGCCGGTACAGCGAGAGCTCCTGGCTGTTCAGCTCGCCCTCGACCTGCTTCGGCGACCGGTACGGCGTGACCGGGCGGACGGCCTCGTGCGCCTCCTGGGCGTTCTTCGACTTGGAGGTGTACTGCTTGGGTTGCGGCGACAGGAACTTCTGGCCGTACTCGCTCGTGATCGCGTCGCGGGTGGCGGTGAGCGCCTCGGCCGACAGCGTCACGCTGTCGGTACGCATGTAGGTGATGAAGCCTCGTTCGTACAGCCCCTGGGCGACGCGCATCACCTGCGACGACGACAGGCGCAGCTTGCGGCCGCCCTCCTGCTGGAGCGTCGACGTCATGAACGGCGGCTTCGGGGTGGAGCGGTACGGCTTCTCCTCGACCGAGCGGATCGAGAACGTGGCCTGCTCCAGCCCGGCGGTGAGGGCCCGGGCGCGGGCCTCGTCGATCGCGACCGCTCTGCCGCTCGGCGACGCCTTGATCTCACCGCGATCGTCGAAGTCCTTGCCGCTCGCGACCTTGGCGCCGTCGACCGCGACCAGCTTGGCGTCGAACGCGGGGCTCGTCGCGGTCAGCAGGTCGATGTCCCAGTACGACGCCTCGACGAACGCGATCCGTTCGCGTTCGCGCTCGACGATCAGTCGGATCGACGGGCTCTGGACCCGACCGGCGGACAGGCCGCGGTTGACGCGGCGCCACAGCACCGGCGAGACCTCGTAGCCGTACAGACGGTCGAGGATGCGGCGGGTCTCGGCGGCGTCGACGAGGCCGTAGTCGATCCCGCGCGGGTTGTCGATCGCGTGGTCGATCGCGGCCTTGGTGATCTCGTGGAACACCATCCGCTTGACCGGCACCTTCGGCTTGAGGTGCTCGATGAGGTGCCACGAGATCGCCTCGCCCTCGCGGTCTTCATCGGTCGCGAGATAGAGCTCGGAGGCGTCCTTGAGCGCAGCTCTGAGCTCTTTGACCACCGTCTTGCCGCGGTCGGTGAGTTCGTAGGTGGGCTTGAATCCGTTGTCGACGTCGATGTTCAAGCCCTTGCTGGGCAGGTCGGCGACATGGCCGACCGAGGCGCGCACGTCGAAGTCGCTGCCGAGGAATTTCGAGATCGTCTTGGCCTTCGCGGGTGACTCCACGACGACGAGTGGCTTCGCCATTGCTGCCTTTGGCTAGGGGATGGGTGGTCGGGTTGTCAAGAGGTGATCATGGCTGAGTCTGCCGCGAATTCGGTCCATGCCCACCTCGCGCGCGTTCGGCGCGCCGTCGGGAGCCGGGTCATCGACGGCGCCGACCGGACCGCTTGAGTCGACGGGCGAGGTCGTCGTTGTCGACGAGTTCGACCATCACCGACAGCGGTGTGACCGGCGGAGCGGCCTCCGGCTCGGCTCGACGTTCGGCGACATCGACGTCGCGCAGCCCGAGCGCCGATCGCATCCACCCGATCGGCCGTCGCCACCACACGACGGCCCGAAGATGCGGTTCGCCGCGGTCCAGCAACGTGGCCCGGATGTGCTCGACGGCGATGGGGCCGTGGAGGCGCTCGACGATCTCGAACGCCGCCTCGACGGCACTGATGCTGCCTTCGCAGGTGATGACGTTGCCGGACATCACCATCCGGCGGGCGTCGGCATCGGAGCCGTACCGCCGCAGCAGGTCGCCGGCCAGCCAGTGGGTCGCGGCGGGTTCGCCGTGGAGGAGACCGGCCGACGCCAGCACGACGGTGCCCGTCGAACTCGCCGCCACGTAGCGTGCCGACCGCTCCATCCTCACCAGGAAGCGGCGGAGAGCGGCGTCGTCGGCCGCGCGCTCACATCCGATCCCGCCCGGCACGACCGCCACATCGACGTGATCGAGGTCGTCGAAGCCGACGTCGGCGATCTGTCGTCCTCCCGGTCCGGCAAAGGTGCCACGGCGCGTCCCGACGACGACGACCTCGGCGTCGTCCATCGCGCCGAGCACGGACGAGAACGCCTCGCACTCGGCGGCGAGAACGCCGTCGTAGACCACGATGGCGATGCGCACGCATCCATCCTCACACGGCGGGTGACGATGTCAAGCGGCTCCGATGCTGCGCCGACGGGTACCGTCGCGCCGTGGCACCCGATCCCGATCTCGGCTGGAACGATGCGCTCGAAGCGTCGTGGCAGCAGATCGGCGCGCCCGGCCGCCCCGGACGCGTCTCGCGCATCGATCGTGGATGGAGCACGGTGATGCGACATGCCCGTGACACCGAGCCGCTCCGGACGCGCAACTTGTACGTCGACGTCGCGATCGGCGACTGGGTCGTGCCCACCGCCGACGAGGAGCAGATCGAACACATCATCGAACGTACGTCGGCCTTCGTGCGGCGAGCCTCGTTCGACGGCGACCGGTTCGAGGCCGACGCCTTGGCGGCGAACATCGACGTCGTGTTCCTCGTCCACGCACTCGGCTCGACGCCGAACCAACGGCGCCTCGAACGCGAACTGGTGCTCGCGTTCGATTCGGGCGCCGAGCCGGTCGTGCTGCTCACCAAGGCCGACATCGTCGACGACCCGGAGCCCGCCCGGCTCGAACTCGCCGAGGTCGCGCTCGGGGTCCCGGTGCTGGTCGCCAGCGGCCTGGCATCGCAGGGGATCGAACCGATCCGCGAGTACGCCGCCGGCAACCGCACCCTGGCGTTCCTGGGGGCCTCGGGCGTCGGCAAGTCGACGCTGGTCAATGCGCTGCTCGACGACGAGGTGATGGACACAGGTGCCGTTCGGGTCGGTGACCAGCGCGGTCGCCACACCACGGTCGCGGCCCAGCTGCTGCGCATGCGTGGTGAAGGGTGGCTGGTCGACACGCCGGGTGTTCGGGCGGTCAGCCTCTGGCTGAGCGGCGACGGCATCGAGCGGGCGTTCAGCGACGTGTTCACGCTGATGGACGACTGCCGGTTCCGCGACTGCAAGCACGATCGCGAGCCCGGCTGCGCTGTTCAGGCGGCGGTCGCGGACGGCCGACTGGACGCGGCACGACTCGACAGCCTCGAGCGACTCGTCGCCGAAGAGGCGGCGCTCGAGGCCGAACAGGAGCGTTTCCTCAGGCGCGGCGACCGACGCGGCGCACGCAAGCCCCGTTGATCCGAGGGCTGCGCCCGAGCAGGCCGGATACGACATCGAGCGACGTCGCTCACTAAGTTCGACAACG encodes:
- a CDS encoding DJ-1/PfpI family protein — encoded protein: MRIAIVVYDGVLAAECEAFSSVLGAMDDAEVVVVGTRRGTFAGPGGRQIADVGFDDLDHVDVAVVPGGIGCERAADDAALRRFLVRMERSARYVAASSTGTVVLASAGLLHGEPAATHWLAGDLLRRYGSDADARRMVMSGNVITCEGSISAVEAAFEIVERLHGPIAVEHIRATLLDRGEPHLRAVVWWRRPIGWMRSALGLRDVDVAERRAEPEAAPPVTPLSVMVELVDNDDLARRLKRSGRRRR
- the rsgA gene encoding ribosome small subunit-dependent GTPase A → MAPDPDLGWNDALEASWQQIGAPGRPGRVSRIDRGWSTVMRHARDTEPLRTRNLYVDVAIGDWVVPTADEEQIEHIIERTSAFVRRASFDGDRFEADALAANIDVVFLVHALGSTPNQRRLERELVLAFDSGAEPVVLLTKADIVDDPEPARLELAEVALGVPVLVASGLASQGIEPIREYAAGNRTLAFLGASGVGKSTLVNALLDDEVMDTGAVRVGDQRGRHTTVAAQLLRMRGEGWLVDTPGVRAVSLWLSGDGIERAFSDVFTLMDDCRFRDCKHDREPGCAVQAAVADGRLDAARLDSLERLVAEEAALEAEQERFLRRGDRRGARKPR
- the topA gene encoding type I DNA topoisomerase, which codes for MAKPLVVVESPAKAKTISKFLGSDFDVRASVGHVADLPSKGLNIDVDNGFKPTYELTDRGKTVVKELRAALKDASELYLATDEDREGEAISWHLIEHLKPKVPVKRMVFHEITKAAIDHAIDNPRGIDYGLVDAAETRRILDRLYGYEVSPVLWRRVNRGLSAGRVQSPSIRLIVERERERIAFVEASYWDIDLLTATSPAFDAKLVAVDGAKVASGKDFDDRGEIKASPSGRAVAIDEARARALTAGLEQATFSIRSVEEKPYRSTPKPPFMTSTLQQEGGRKLRLSSSQVMRVAQGLYERGFITYMRTDSVTLSAEALTATRDAITSEYGQKFLSPQPKQYTSKSKNAQEAHEAVRPVTPYRSPKQVEGELNSQELSLYRLIWQRTLASQMADAAGVTVSVRLGAISEHEQTDCEFAASGTTITFPGYRAVYVAADDDGDGTKEALLPPLAQGEVVPVDSLTPNGHTTSPPSRYTEASLVKRLEELEIGRPSTWASIIQTIQDRGYVWKKGQALVPTWTAFAVVGLLEQHFSGLVDYALTAKMDDDLDAIANGKMQKDDWLKRFYFGDDETLPGLKKIVEENLDKIDAAAINTFPLGHDENGELVVAKPGKYGPYVKRGDDTASVPDDMPPDELDVAKALELLALPKSDEPIGEMDGYPVFAKSGRFGPYVQWGAPDDLPPGLEKPRMSSLFSNMALDSITIDDAKKLLQLPRSLGEDPADGKEIVANNGRYGPYVVKEKDFRSIDSEEQLLTITLDQAAKIFSEPKVFKRGGRNMAAKGPLREFGTDPVSERPVVAKDGRFGVYVTDGETNASIGKGDRIEEISPERAFELLAIRRDVVAAKGGTAKKATKKKAAAKKKPAKKAAAKKTAAKKTAAKKTAARQAAAKSTVAPDDDA